TGTatttcatcttgtatccaggcaaAACCCTAATTATACAGACAGTacatattatcattatatataaAGACATGAATGAGTGAGTTAGGTATGGAAGAACTTGACTAGTCCTGAACTCAACCTGATGATTGCCAGCATCACTAtggaagtgatgaggggagagagcgccatctaaccACACAGAGAGAGTAGTGTCAATTttgttctctcagactccggctgctgagagAAAGGCAAATTAATGGACAAATAATTGAACTAAATAAACATTCACGTTCATGTATTTTACTAAGCACATTAAGCAAACATCCACATGCAGACTGTAATaagtaaattcgaattaattacTTTATACatagcccatctcacatttaccaacaaacatcttgatgttCCCCAGGACTGAGATgacaaaaatgtaactttttagaaggtgtgtgtcccgttacatctggcgtaaaactaaattataatttcagaaaaagaacaatatactgaacgtaaaacatggtggtggtagagtgatggtctggggctgctttgctttgtcagatgttaaagtttgtttaataatcagaaaaatatcagtatgccaaaatagcaaaaagaaaataaatctgtagggggcaaatactttttatatACCACTGTACATGGGATTGTTTTTTAGATAAGTTTACTATTAAATAAATGTAGGACCTACAGTAAGTTTAAGTCAATTTCAAGAGTTTGGACATCGTATGTATGTGAGAAAAATgccacttttttcatattttttttaaatatttttgatcTGAAACAtaccactgtagctctggctgtatgtttagggtcattgtcttgctggaaggtaaatcaCCCTCTTAACACTCTTAAGTCTTTtgtagcctccaacaggttttcttccaggattgccctgtatttaccTCCACCCATcatcccatcaactctgaccagcttccccacagcatgataatgcttccaccaccatgtttcacagttggccTGGTATTTTTTGCACACACAGCACATtgctttgtatttaggccaataCGCTCAACTTTTGAGTTTCTAGataagtttaatattaaataaatgtaggACCTACAGTAAGTTTAAGTCATTTTCAAGAGTTTGGACATTGTATGTATGTAAGTAAGGTCACTGATTGGTCACAGGTCACTCAATGTCTAACACAACGCCTAGCAATTTTTGCAATTTCCACTAATGCCAATAGAATCAAAACATCTTTGGTGTCATTTGTTTCATTCTCCTCGTAATAGTTGCTCACAGGGAAGATCAGTTTCATGGGTGGGCCGAGGTCATTGCTGCAGGCCTGCATCTGAACACAGAGAAAATGATAAGAAAAAAAGATGTGTGACACACACAGAtactgagctaaaaaaaaagaaaaatcttttttttttgtgcacaaaCCTTATCTTTGATTTTCTTGCTCATGTAGATCTTTTGTAGATCTTTCTTAACCAGTGGACAGACGTCATCATCTACCTTCGTCATGATCACCACATGAGGGATGTCTGCACATGTATGCACAAATAATTTAAACCCTATTAGTGTCCAATTTACATCTTAAcatgaatacattttaaaataattaaattaatgcaTGTAAATGTCAACATTAAAGACAAATAATTCAATCGCACATGCATGAACACATTATTTAAAGATTGTTAATTAAAGACTTTATAATTAATGTTGGAGTAAGTTTAAATCAATAAAGATGCCCTACAGTGAGACACTGTATTTATCTTGGCATGACTATACAATGAGTTCAGTACATGGAGACAACAACCAATGAACCCCAAACACTATCTATCTGGCTTGCAAACATATTCTAAAAGTACCCATGAACCTTTTCACAATTTGTCACCTCACAATCACAAATTTAAATGTGTTCTATTGATTTTCTAAGTGATCGACCAACACAAAGTAGGACTAGTATTCGTTCTGGTACTCTAAAGTAAATATTCAGCTTCCCTATGATACTAGTTCCTTctttttgcaaaacagctcagTCAGATTGAGTGGAAAGTATCTGAGAAcagccattccaaaacattaatattttttatctaaacctttccactgtagctctgactgtatgttttgggtcattgtcttgctggaaggtcttttgcagcctccaacaggttttcttccaggattcaACTATGACCAGCTTCCctttacagctaaaaaaaaagcattccaacagcatgatgctgccaccaccatgtttcacagtggggatggtgtcttcagggtgatgagcagtgttacattTCTGCTacacatagcgctttgcattAGTTCATCTGACCACAACCCcatcttccacatgtttgctgtgccTTCTACATGGCTTATGGCAAATATGTTTCTTCTTGCTAATCTTCCATataggccagatttgtggagtgtacAACTTATAGTTATCCTGCGGACAGATTTGTCCACCTTTTCCATGCAGTGGATTTCTgaagctcctccagagtgaccatgggccttttgACTGCTTCTCTGACTAGTACTTTCCTTGCTTAatctgttagtttgggtggatggcTGTGTcctggtaggtttgcagttgtagaatacttttttaatttttggatgatgggttaaaccaggggtgtccaaactttttttgttgggggccagaaggagaaatatatttgaagtcacgggccacagactctgtaataaaacaaataatgaaatataccacttgaaataatacttttttcctgattatttcatttacacaccattttatttgacttactatctttatctttgacagtgttgtgtaaactaagatttttcaaattgatgtttaatttgcacactctcttcgcttttagactctttggcacgtttttctgctctagaattgcgcactctctccgcttttagactcttttggcccgtttttctgcactagaaatgcgcaccctctccgcttttagactcttttgctctgtttttcagcactagaattgcgcactctcttcgcttttagactctttggcccgtttctgacacctagcgttcaaactttaaatctcacatcataaaaacctgcttaacagcgggccaactttcattctatttctaaaatacctcgcgggccactccaaaaaaggaaacgggcctcaaatggcccgcgggccgtagtttggacacccctgggttaAACAATGCTCTTTTGGATACTCAAAGCTTGGGACAAAACCTTTTAAAACCTTACCttgctttaaacttctctacaactttGTCTATGACCTGTCTGCTTCCACTGTAAGGCACATTGGCTTGAACATAAGACGCCGCATCATGTGTTAACATGCATTGAAAATAATATCTTGCTCAGAAACTCACCTAGAGTGTTGGCTTTTTCCCTAGCAATTCCCATCTTGTTGATAACATCCTTTTCCATTCGGGAGATGGAGCTTGCAGACACCACACTCACCAGACAGTGAACTTTGTCCTGTAGACTGGGTTCCCTTATGAAGCTTGGGTCCTTTTCACTTATAGGGCAAGTCGGGTTAAACTTGAGAgaaaagagagtgtgtgagagaattgGTATACAGTACAAGTTTAAGTTAGAATTCTCAGTTTAATGCAGAGCTGTTTATCATATGCTTTAATGTATTTgtctcactataaggtgcacttaaaatcctttaattttccccaacatcttcagtgtgccttataatccagtggtccttatgtatgagttttaccagtcaggttgtaaagagcagtaaagccactcggcTGAACTGCAGCATTATAGTATAGAGTATATTATAGAGTATATCAGacagcagcctgctgctaacctcggctaccactgctgaagcagcattagcactaacTGATAACCACGCTAGCTGCTACTTAGCTCTTTCAACATTCAAAGGCGAGTACATTggattgtagcctgctgctaaccccagctagcactgctagacagtgttgggaaggttacttttaaaatgtaatcccttacagattactgattacatcactcaaaatgtaatttgtaacgtaatcagttacattacttcaagtgagtaacgtaatctgattactttggattacttacaatattgtcgtttttttaagcctgaatgaatgtagcaaccacatattgcatattattcttttatttttctttccagttaacaaatagataaacaaataaaacagccttttcaatcactctataaaaatacttatgaaaccatttcatcaaacaattttatgaaacacttctataaattgataataaaacaatttaaaaccaaacaatgtaaccacaactgtaagctatctatttgcaggtttgccaccagtgttaattttgacaacaaattttgatttagtcttagttatagtcttgtgacaaaaatagcatttagttttagtcacaatttagtaatttagtcaacttagttttagtcgacttaatgtcataagaatatagtctactaaaattacagtaaatttagtcgactaaaatgtaaagggtgtaaatgtaaatgctttttcatcagttcccttgaattattaactatacacttatatgaaatgaaacgtttaataaccacttgagtaatattgttaatgtttgaatgtgaaatatatttatatatgatttaatgtatattattattattgtaggtgtgtgactatatatattttacatttaaaattttgctctagaaatcaggtcataaaacaactgaatagttaaattatagtttaaacagagctgtagatgcaaaaacagcttttaaatgatctagttttatctccagcagtaacccagcatacctactggagctacagtccataaatgagatcaaaaacacaccttcacacactgtcctgtagagatgctctcagaatgtactgagagacttcatgagttaaagtgagagacttatgagaaagtgctgtaaggaactttacacagacttttgggttcatagattcacttattttattgttttattttggatatattattgagttcctttctgacctgttcctgctttaacactagctatatctttcccagtgtgagactaaacagatgatctgatcttaatgagttagggttctgtatcagttctgtgttttagtgcactgccgagttaaacacaccatcagctcatgaaataacatcagtattaaaacgcggatctctgcatggagatctgtgtgactctggtctgcagaagctgaaagattagtggtgtttttaccggagatggagatgtaaacgcggtttacacgttatcttgtttttcgcgacgtcaaaggagaaatatatcgcctctcctctctctctctctctctccctgctgaacactgtcgagttaacttccagtcgagctccgtaacgacagtttaattcccgggtttgtaactgagcgcgcggcgctactgcaggagaggcgggtacgatgggacgaggggcagacagttccctttcgtatcagagcgatttcaccgcaaaatgttatttgcgttttgtcagtgttggaagagcaaaaataggaaagtaccgcaatgtaaccctttaattttagcagagtaactgtaatctgattaccatttattgaagcagtaactgtaacggattacagttacttataatttgtaatctgattacgtaacgccgttacatgtaatccgttacttcccaacactgctgctagagcagcattagcattacccactaaccacactaaatgCTAACagttttgctgttcagaggtgagtatatcgatttgtattctgtgtattttatatgttaaaagaagctatatgggaagaaccgctagctaatatcagcctggcttatcagaacactcagggttcctcagtgtagctctgtctggcTAGTCTTAGTTgtaatctgaaaatctaagcttactgtaaataaacggaagtgctttactaagccaaataaacagttttcaggagagaaatatgtgttgATTAACAtttagcacttgtttgactttaaaaataatgcgctttataatccagtgcaccttatagttttAAATCTACCTGGTAGTCTTCCCTTATGTGGCCCAGCAACGCATTAACAACATCGTCAGGATGCATTCCATCTTCTTCTGTTGCTTCCAGGCCCATAACGTCATTGAAGATGAATGGCAGATTCTCATTGTCCTTGGTGGTAATTTGGTATGCTTTGTACTGTGGAGAGATATCCATGTGTGAATAACAGTCTGGTTTAGCTAGAGCAGAGAAAATTAGAAACAGTTCTGTCATGTGGATTTGGATATCCGTCCGTGATTGGCTGGAGTTCCTGATGTCAGATTGCTGAGAATTGTGGAAAATGTAATTTGACTTTTTGTGTGTGATTAAGCGATTACAGCAGATTACAGCATTGTTTTATTGTAGACAGTAAATCAAAGAATACTCACAGTTTTTGTGCAGCTTTTTTTTGCAT
This genomic stretch from Astyanax mexicanus isolate ESR-SI-001 chromosome 15, AstMex3_surface, whole genome shotgun sequence harbors:
- the LOC103041112 gene encoding interferon-induced protein 44-like codes for the protein MGKSWSKSSTPPPPTPDFDPPWRKVEWTHKELLINQLKSIQLNHPELQNLRILLHGPVGAGKSCFINSVMSAFHGEVVTMAREQANAKKSCTKTYKAYQITTKDNENLPFIFNDVMGLEATEEDGMHPDDVVNALLGHIREDYQFNPTCPISEKDPSFIREPSLQDKVHCLVSVVSASSISRMEKDVINKMGIAREKANTLDIPHVVIMTKVDDDVCPLVKKDLQKIYMSKKIKDKMQACSNDLGPPMKLIFPVSNYYEENETNDTKDVLILLALVEIAKIARRCVRH